The genomic DNA CTTCAATTCACCGTGCAGCGGCTTGTCGGACACGCAAAGAAGCGTTCCATAGGGCACCCGGAACCGGAATCCGTTGGCAGCAATCGTCGCGCTTTCCATATCCAGAGCAATCGCGCGTGACTGCGAGAAGCGCTGTACCGGTTCCCTGTGATCTCTCAGCTCCCAATTGCGGTTGTCGATGGTGGCAACTGTTCCGGTGCGCATGACGCTCTTCAATTCATAGCCGGTCAAGCCGGTCACTTCCGCAACCGCTTGTTCCAGGGCAACCTGAACTTCTGCCAGCGGAGGAATCGGAACCCAGGTCGGTAAGTCCGCATCCAGCACGTGATCCTCCCGCACATAACCATGAGCCAAAACATAATCGCCCAGCCTTTGCGAATTGCGCAGACCTGCACAATGTCCCAGCATCAGCCAGGCGGCCGGTCTGAGAACGGCAATGTGATCGGTGATGGTTTTTGCGTTCGACGGCCCGACACCGATATTCACCATGGTGATACCGTCATGGCCCTTGCGGCACAGATGATAGGCCGGCATCTGCGGCAGCCGGCTGGGCGCCTCACCTTTGCAAGGCGCATCCTCGCCTTTCAGCGTCATCACATTGCCGGGCTCGACAAAGCACTCATACTCGCCCTCACCGCTTTTCATCATGGTCTGCGCCAGCGCACAAAATTCGTCAATGTAGAATTGGTAGTTGGTGAACAGCACAAAGTTTTGAAAATGAGTCGGACTGGTAGCGGTATAATGGGCCAGCCGGTGCAGCGAATAATCCACCCGCTGCGCCGGAAACGCAGCCAGCGGCATCGGTTCACCCGGCGCCACCTCATATTCTCCATTCGCAATCGCATCGTCGGTAACCGCGAGATCAGGCACATCGAAAACCTCGCGCAACTGGACATCAAGGCGCTGCGACAACCCGCCTTCGACATGCATCCCTTCAGGAAAAGCAAAATGCAGTGGAATGGGTGAATCACTTTCACCGATTTCAATGCCAACCCCATGATTTGCAATCAGTTTGGTGAATTGCTCTTTCAGATATTCACGGAAGAGATCCGGCCGGCTCAACGTGGTCTGATAAGTTCCAGGACCGGCGACAAACCCGAATGATGATCGTGAATCCGGGCGCGTATAGCCGGTCGTCGTCAACCTGGCATAAGGATAACAAGCACGGACCCGGCCGCTGGGCAGTCCATTTTCCAGCAATTCCTTGAAATGCATCTGGATAAAGCCGGAATTGCGGTCGTAGATTTCGATCAGACGGTTGACCGCTTCATCCACATCACTGGTCACCAGAGCCGAAAATGGCTCCGGCATCAGCAATGTGTCGCTCCAGTTCATATCTGCAAGATCAGTCATATTCGCTCCACAATTCAAAGTGGCTGAGGCTTTACGCCGTATCGGAATTTGCTTCAACGGCCGCAAGGGCTGAAATATTGACAATTCCGCGTGAGGTTACAGAAGGCGTTACAATATGGGCCGACTTGGCGCAGCCAAGCAAAATCGGGCCGACATGAAGCGCATCTGTCATTGATTTCAGAAGATTCAGAGCGATATTTGCCGCATCAAGTGTTGGAAACACCAGAAGATTGGCTTCGCCCTGCAGGGGACTGTCAGGCATCGCCTTGGCCCGCATTGCTACGGACAGCGCGGCATCGCCATGCATTTCACCATCCACTTCAAACGTGACGTTCATTGCGCGCAAAACCGCCAGCGCATCGCGCATTTTGCGGGCGGTCGCCGTTTCTCGTGATCCGAAATTGGAGTGCGACAGTAATGCCGCCTTTGGGTCGATGCCAAAACGCCGAATATGACTGGCCGCCAGAATTGTCATTTCCGCAATTTCTTCTGCGGTCGGATTTTCCGTCACATAAGTGTCTGTCAGGAAATAGCCACCACGTGCGTTGATGAGGAGACTGAGGCTCGAATAATCATCCGCTCCGGCTTTCAGCCCGATAATGTTGCGTATGTCCCGCACATGCTTGTCATAGCGCCCCTCCAGACCACAGATCATCGCATCGGCATCACCGCGTTCCAATGCCAGTGCAGCGATCACCGTGGTATTGGTCCGAACGATTGTGCGTGCAGCATCGCTGGTCACACCTTTGCGGCCAACCTTGGAGAAAAACAGATCGACATAATCGCGGTAGCGCGGATCGTCTTCGGGATTGATAATTTCGCAATCGCGTTGCGGGCGGAACCGCAGCCCGAAACGCTCTGCCCGGCTGTCCATGACAGCTGGCCGGCCGATGAGAATGGGAATGGCGATGCCATCTTCCACCAGCACCTGAGCTGCCCGCAAAATCCGTTCATCTTCGCCGTCTGCATAGATAATTCGGGTCGGCGTATTCTGCGCAGCAGCAAAAATAGGCTTCATCAACAGCCCGGATCTGAATACAAACTGGCTTAATCGGTCCACATAGGCGCGCATATCGTCAATCGGCCGCGTCGCAACGCCTGACTCCATGGCAGCTTTTGCTACTGCCGGAGCAATCCGGATGATGAGCCGTTGGTCAAACGGAGACGGGATCAGATATTGCGGGCCGAATGTGTGCGATACGCCGCCATAGGCCTGTGCCACAACTTCAGTCGGCTCCTCGCGCGCAAGCGCCGCAATGGCACGCACGGCGGCATGTTTCATCTCCTCATTGATCGTCGTTGCGCCAACATCAAGTGCGCCCCGGAAAATATAGGGGAAACACAGGACATTGTTGACCTGATTGGAATAGTCGGAACGGCCGGTACAGATCATTGCATCCGGAGATGCCGCCAACGCAGCTTCAGGCATGATCTCCGGATTGGGGTTGGCCAGAGCCATGATCAAGGGCTTCGCGGCCATTCTGGCCACCATCGAGGATTTCAGAACCCCGCCGGCTGACAGGCCGAGAAACACATCTGCACCTTCAATGACATCGTCCAGTGTGCGCAAGGCAGTCTGCTGAGCGAACGTTCCCTTCCATTCATCCATCAGGGCCTCGCGGCCTTCATAGACAACGCCTTCAATGTCCGTCACCCAGATGTGTTCGCGCCGCACGCCAAGAGAGACCAGCAAGTTGAGGCATGCAAGCGCCGCAGCACCGGCGCCAGAAGCGACAACTTTAACCTCGTCCAGTTGCTTACCGGCAAGCTCAACGCCGTTCAGGACCGCAGCACCAACAATGATCGCAGTGCCATGCTGGTCATCATGAAACACCGGAATGTTCATTTTTTCACGCAGGGCGCGCTCGATCTGAAAGCATTCGGGCGCCTTTATATCTTCCAGATTGATACCGCCAAAGGTTGGTTCAAGAGCGCTTACCACGTCGACGAACCGCTCCACGCCGGTTGCATCCACCTCGATATCAAACACATCGATGCCGGCAAATTTCTTGAACAGCACCGCCTTGCCTTCCATCACCGGCTTGGAAGCAAGAGGACCGATTGCACCCAGTCCCAGAACTGCGGTCCCGTTTGACACCACGCCGACCAGATTACCGCGCGCCGTATAATTGAAGGCAAGCGATGGATCGCGTTCAATGGCAAGACAGGGAGCTGCCACACCGGGCGAATAGGCCAGCGCCAGATCGCGCTGGTTTCCAAGCGGTTTCGTCGCCATGATCTCAAGTTTTCCCGGCCTTGGAAATTCATGGTAAAACAGAGCATTCTGCTCAAAGTCATCATTTGCAGATTTGCCATCATTCGACGTATCGCCATCAGCCATTGTTTATTCCTTTGCAGGCGTTGGAGCCCCGATCCAGGCGGTCGGGGTTATGTGGTCGTGATTTGGTCCCACACTTCGGTAACCAAGAAAAGTAATTAGATCGTTTGCGGTTGATATTGAACCGTTTGCAGGCTTGGAAACGCCGCGCAATATAGTGCATCGGGCAGGATGGCTAGTTCGTTGAAATTCCGGGTATGGTAGGTTTGTCCGCGCAGCCGCCGTCCGTACAAACCGAAGCGAACAACCGCTCTCCGTCCAAACTGTCCGTGCAGCAATCGGTCTACCGCACACTTTGATCAAACAATCAGCGAAGGATCGGTAAGAGCCTAATTCGGGAATCCCAAGTTCGGCACCAAGCAGGAGAAGATTGTTGGTTAATTCCCCTTTGAATCCGCGGTTGTCGAAAACGAACCTTGCTTGAGATCAAGCATCAGACGTTCATCGGCATTCCTCATGAGTTCGTAAAACTCATCGACATCCTTTCGGAGCTGCTCACTTGGCTCTACATCATGAGGAAATTCTACTTCGTTGGCCTCTTGCGCAAATTCCAAAGACCCTCTGTTTGCGGTCGCCTGTGCTGAAACAACCAAAGTACGCCCCTCTTTGCTTAGCGCGCTTGCATGCTCCAGCAAGAATTTTTCTAGTCCTATTGCATGCTTTCCGAGATTTCCGGCAATGCGCGCTTGTGCTTCAAGCCAGTCTAAATCAGGTGCCCACAGGTCTGGTACAATGGAGTTGAACAGTCGGTAAAAATCTGCCGCTGCTGCATATTCTCGCTCAAACATCAGCTCTTGACGCTTTAGTAAGAGCCTATTTTGGTCAGTGTCTCTCACTAGAAGATTTTTGTGAGTTTCTAGCAGGATGTCCAGTCGCACCTGATGTGACTGAATAATTCTAGATGAAACGAGCTTGCCAATAAATGCTGCAATGCCTCCGGATACGGAGGCGATGCCGCCAATCGCCCCAACTATTATAAATATCTCATCCCAACCCATCTTCCAGTCTCCATCTGTCGCGTTCCTGTAAGGTTTCCCACCGCAGTAGAGCCTGATGTCAGGATTAGCTACATGAACTACTGTAAGATCAATTAACAATCAAATGGTGCAACATCGTGCTTTTTGGCCTGCCAATCGGTTCGAAGTTTTTTGTGAATGGTTCAAATCTTTGCAATCAGATGCTGGGAGCATTGAGGCCACATCCTAGTTCGTTATTTCCGCAGCAAGCTGCACTCCATTATTTTCTGCCATCAGACGCACATACCCGCGCACGACACCTTCTCGAAAGCTGTAAAAGCCAGACCCATGCCCCTCTACAATTTTGGCGTGGTTGTCTTTTCTTAGAGTTAACAGCCTCTGATTCAGCTTGTAGCGGTCCATTTGCTCATGCTTGCAATTCAATCGATACCTGGCCCCCACAATCCGTCGATATGATTGCTCGATGTCGTCAAGCTTGCGTTTGGTTGCTGTACGATCAGCTAGTGCCCATAGAGCTTCTTCATATTCCGTTTGGTTTTTTGCTTTTTCTGTCGCCAATGAATAGATACGTTTCAAGCTCGGTTCTGTTTTTTGTAGTGCCTCTTTTAAAGCAATCTCAAAATGAACACGCTGGCACTGGCTCACTTCAGCCTGATCATCAAGCATCGCATAAATCAGGCACTGACCAATCAAATGGACAAAATGCGGAAATCCATCACTGATAATGCCGATCCGTAGCAAAATTCCCTGGTCAATTTGCACGTGCAGCGGAGCGCTTGCATCTTCAATTATTTTCCACAACATATCATGGTGAAGTTTGTCGATCTCCACTGGCTCAAACATACGGCCAGTAGATAAGTGCTCACCGAGAATTTCATTCACATTCGCGCCAATCCCGCAGAAAATAAATCGCATATCCTCGACTTGCGTCCCAACATTTTTTAACAACTCAGCAAAAGCGGTTTTCTCTTCATGTTTAACACGGTCAAACTCATCGATAGCAATGATGATTTGGCCTTGGCGCTTGCTGCGCACGAAACGCAATACATCATAGACCTCCGCCCAACTGGTTGGCAGGGGCACCGCAGATTTATCAGTTTGCTTAAAATTGGCATTCGCACCAGCAATGCCAGGTATAGATACCCCAGCGCCCGCGCTCCATCCGCCGCCACTGGCGGCTATGCGCTGCTTCAAGGCAACCGCGCTATTGCCAATAATTTGGACCACTTCAAAGAAAGTGGTTTGCTCACCGCAGGGTACATAGGTAAAATTTTCTATGCTGCACACATTCGCCTTGCCTGCAGTCATGGCGAGCGAGGTTTTTCCAACCCCTCGCTCGCCGAAGATAAAGACATGTCGCCCTGGTGAGGTCAATGCGCGACGGATCTGCTCTAAATATTTCTCTCGACCAATCAAACGCACTGGATCGCTAATTACGTCCGATGGTGTCAAGTGCTGTGCAAGAATTTCGTCCACCTGAACAGATGTGAAGTTGCGAATAGTCAAATTCAGTTCCCACTTAAACGTTGAGCACCCACATTGGTGCTGTTGATCTGTTTAAACAATTACTAACTGATTCCTATCTCCAAGATACTATTATCAGAAGAAAATCCTTGATTAGGTGTCTAGTCCCGGCATTTGATGGATCGGATTTAGATTGAATCTTTCTGGTTTGTTTGTCCAGATTTTGCAGATGTATTCATATGGTGTGAGACCACCGAGGGTTTTGAGTCTTCGGGCGTAATTGTATGCATTGATGAAGTCGTTGAGATGGTCGCGCAGTTGGCTGTGGTCATCGTAGTGGTAGCGTTTGACGGTGGCGTCTTTGATGGTTCGGTTCATCCGCTCAACCTGGCCGTTTGTCCAAGGGTGTCTGATTTTTGTGAGCCGGTGTTGAATTCCGTTTTCCTGACAACGCATGTCGAACATGTGCGTCATGTATGTTGCCGTTGGCCCATCTTTGTAGCGCGGTGGGAAAGTGAACTGGATGCCATTGTCGGTGAGAACAATGTTGATCTTGTATGGAACGGCTGCAACGAGGGCTTCGAGGAAGGCTGATGCCGTTCGCCTGTTTGCTTTATCAACGAGTTGAACAAATGCAAATTTGCTTGTCCTATCAATGGCAACATACAGATGTAGTTTCCCCTCCATAGTGTGCAATTCGGCAATATCGACGTGGAAATAGCCAATGGGATAACGCTTGAACTTCTTCTTGGCGGGTTTGTCACCGTTCACGTCGGGCAAACGGCTAATGCCATGACGTTGAAGACAGCGGTGTAATGATGAGCGTGTCAGATAGGGAATGGTCGGCTGAAGCGCATAAAGGCAATCATCCAGCGGTAAGAGAGTGTGTCGCCGAAAAGCAACAATTGCGGCTTCCTCAATCTTACTGAGAACCGTGGACTGAGGTTGCTTCGGACCAGTTTTACGGTCTTCAACGCATGTCCGCTTTTTCCACTTCAAAACCGTCTTGGGGTTGACCCCATAGGTCTCGCTCAAGTCCGAGGCCGAAGCTTGCGATCGCTGTATTGCTGCTCTGATAGCGTGCGTAGTCGTGGCGCTGCCGTGTAAAACTTGTCCCATAATGCTTCCTTCCATTCAGGAGAGAATATTGCACCATCAAATGCCGGGACAAAACATCTAAGAAGCTCTGGCTATCGGCTGGACGACTTCGGCTTCGACTTCATAAAGAATTTCCGTTGGCCTGTAATTGTGCAGCGGAGAAATCCGGGTGTTTTCAAACACGGAAAACTTATTCTTCGCCACGACGGATCTTCTGACCAGATCGATATATTCCTCCGGCGGAAGTGGCGGCGAGAAGAAATAGCCCTGGGCCGCCGAAATCCCGAGCTTGCGCAGTGAATCCACCTGATGCTGGTTCTCGACACCCTCGGCAATGATACCCATATCCAGGCTCTTGGCCAGTTCCACGATGATATCAATGATCGTCATTGTGGTGACATCGTTGCTGAAGCTGTCGACAAACATCTTGTCAATCTTGATGACATCGAGTCCCAGTTTCTGCAGGTAGGAAAAACCACCATGGCCAGTGCCGGCATCATCCAGTGCAACGCTTGCACCGAGTTCCTGCATGCCGGAAATCGCCATGCGCGCCACCTGGAAATCCTGTACAGGGTGCCGTTCGGTCAATTCAAACACCAATTGCTGAAACGAGATGTTGCTCTTTCCGAATATTGCCCGAATGTCATCGACAACAGCCATATCCTCAAAATGCTTGCCGGTCAGATTGATGCCGATTTTCAGTTGGCCGAAATCCTTCGACAATTCATTCAGTTCAGCCGCCACCCGCTTCATCAGATCATGGGTGACTTTCATAATGACACCGGTGGTCTCGGCATAGGCAATGAACGCTGCAGGTTGAACCAGCTTGCCCTCTCTGGTTCTGAACCGAAGCAGAACTTCACATCCCAGAATGTTGCCATTTCCCATATCCACAACCGGTTGATAGTAGGCCAGAAATTCGCCCTCATCAAACACCGCGCTATATTCAAATTCCGGGCGGCCTGATCGCCAGCCGATCAGCAGCAGCAGGAACAAAATGACGAGCCCACCGAGAATGCCGACCTGAATGGCACCATTGTCGAGCCGGTCATAGATTACCGGCAGGACCTCCGATCCGACGGATATGGTGACCACCAGAGGAAGCGCTTTGGAAGACATGGTCTGGCTGAAGCGTTCCGGCAGGTTCCGGACATCGATGGCCCACCTTGCAATCGCCCCCACCTTATGCCGGTACATGATCTGATTGTCGACGTGGATCCAGCGGTCACCGCTGGTCAACAGCGCGTCGTAGGAAAGGTAGGGCCTGATAAGCGTCGAGCCGATATCTTCCGGCAGAACTGACGGAGCGAACCGGACGACATAGCGCTGGTTCAAACCATTATTGATCACCAGCACAAGCGGGCGGCGTTCCAGTCGTGCATCCTCAAGAACCGCGAGCGTCAATGTTGGCGTATCCAGGCTCCACGGCTTCAGGAAACCTTCAATCGGTTGACCCGGCCGCAACACGGAACACGCCAGCGTCCCGTCGGAAGCAACGAATCCGATATCCTGTACGTGATCCAGTGATCCAACGACGTAGCGGCTGATACTTTGGAAACGCGGCGAGCATCCTTCAACTTCTCCCAGCCGTGACTGGGATATGGTATTGATAACCGCCGCCGCCTCGCGGTCAAATGCCCCGATAAGCGTTCGGCCGATCGACGTCATTTCTGCGTCCAGGATGTCCTGAGCATCCTTGCGCATGGCGTTATGGGTCTGACTAGAGATAAAACCTGCCACTGCGAGGAACACAATGATGGCAGCAATACTGATAATCAGCCGTCGTCTTATCCGTTTCAAGAATCGCAAGTTGAGAACCCGTTTCATTGTCCGCATTCAAACTAACAGGCGGCGTGTAAACGGATGCTTAACTATAAGTCTGCAGTTGCCATAACAGGACGAATACCGTCAGGGATTGCTGTGCTGGTTTGCGTTGACCAGTTTCAGAAATTTCGGTGCCCGGTCATCCGGATCAAGCTTGGGTCCAGCTGTGCTTTCTCTTGAAATCGCCTCTTCCATAAAGACCTTATATGCCTGCGGGCCAAGCGGACGGGAGTAGAAATAACCCTGGGCCATATCGACCCCCAATTCTTTCAGCTTGGCAACCTGTTCCACGCTTTCGATACCTTCGGCGACGACCAGGATCTGCATATCCCCGGCCAGTTTAATCAATGCCTCGACGATGGTTTTCGAGAAACCCGAATCCGACACACCGTCTATGAATAATTTGTCGATCTTGATGATATCGACTCCAAGCTCCATCAGATATTTCAGCCCGTTATGTCCTGTCCCCACATCATCCAGCGCAACCTGACAGCCCAGAGCCTGTAGCCCGGCGATGATCTCCTTGGCCTTGTGAGACGATTCCATCGGCAGGCGTTCGGTCAATTCGAAGGTCAATTGCTCAAATCGGAAATTTGAGGCAGCAAAAACGCTCTTGATTTCTGCAATGGTTTCCGGTCGATTGAGGTGATCGCTGAACAGATTTATACTGACTTTCAGGGAGGGATGACGGCTGTAAAACGCTTCCAGGTCTTCTCGGACGCGCTGCATCAGCAGCACTGTCATTTCAACAGCCAGACCGGAACCCTCCGCTTCTTCAATAAACGTGTTCGGGTGAGCCAATGTGCCATCGGGCCTGCGCAATCGGACAAGCGCTTCGCAGCCGATATATCGTCCGGTCCGCAAATCAATTATCGGTTGATAGCTGGCAACAAGCTGACCATCCTTGATTGCAGTTTCCACATTACCGATGGCTGAGCCGTCCGCTTGTGTCAGAAACCACAATCCGATGAAAACAGCCGTTCCAAACATCAATGCGCCGAAAATCAGAACCGGAACCGAATGATTTACAGGCAAGGCCTCGAGACCGGTGTTGGCCACCAGAACGGTCATCCGAAACGGCAGCCCGGTGAGTTCGCTTTCCAGGATGCGATAGTGCTCAAGCCGGTCCGAAGCAGGCAGTGATAAAGTGGAATTCGGCCAACGGCCCACATCCGTGCCATCTTCCATGGACAACATCACATATCCATCATCCAGCAACGCACTGTATTTTCTGGCCGACAGGAGCGCATTTGACAGAACCAGCGCGCTCAGTTTCCGGTTCTCGGCAATATTCCGGGAAACCAGCAACGCTTCGAGTTGCCCGGATTCAACCTGGACGGCTTCAATCTGATAGGCGCTGTCTGGCAGGTTTTGCGGAGCTGTTCGGCTGCGGATGGTCTGCCGCTTCTCGGACACAGAACAAATGATATTGTTACTGCCGTCACTGACCATCAGGTCCTTGACGTAAACACTCGTGTAGCTCACCTGCCGCATCAGCTCTTGCGACACAGTGTTGCAAGGCGCAAGCGCCGTATTTGAGTAAGTATCCAGCACCGATTTGGCGTCTTCAAGAACCAGTGCGACCTGATTACTTAGGTCCGTTTTCAATTGCACCATTGCAACGGAAATGTCCCGCTCGCGAGCCGCCTGATGCAGGATTGAGACAAGAAAGAACGGCACCGCGATGCATATCACGGCACATACCATCAATAGGAATGGTCGTTTTCCTCGAAGCAACTCCAATTTTCCTTTACGAATCCGTGCCTGTTAATACCATGGCACAGATAATCAATATAATTCCAAAATCATTAATATTTTAGCTGTTTTCTTAACCCTGTAACCGGCCGGATTGAGCCTTGATCCGCCCAATTTGCCAGAGATGCGAAACTTGTGATTCCGCAGAAAACTCAGTAAGAAAAAGCAAAGGATCAACAAAGTTTGATCTCCACCACAAACCTTTATTGCCTGTCACTGGTTGATGCGCAGCGGCTGCGGCCTATTGTTCAGACAGGCGGGGCTGTCCCATGTCGCCACCGCCTTATTAATGAGGACCTTCATGATATCTTTCAAACATCGCGTCATTGGCGCAACCCTAACGGCAGGCCTATTCGTTCCCGGTCTCGCATTCGCTGCACCTGACGCTATCGCTGTGGCTGATCGACTGGTCGAGATCATGGAAACGTCAGCGTCCGATGCGTCTTACGAAAGCGCGCAATACAATGCGGCGGACGACACGGTGACAATCGTCAACCTCGCATTCACCGAAGATAAGGATACCGGCTCCTTTGCAACTGTAATCATTCAGGGCTATGACGAGGCCAATACAGGCGGATTTGGAGCAGACCGGGTTACAGCATCAGGATTTGAACTGGTTAATGACAAGGCGCAAATTCTAATTTCCGAATTGAGCATCGCAAATCTTGATATCCCTTCTGTCGACGTTGACACTGACGATCCGGAGTCCTGGAATCAGGTCACCTATACAAGTCTGGAATTTGCAAATATCCGAGCCATCCCGAAAGGCTCTGACCCGATCACGGTGGCCTTGGTAAAAAGTGCCATAAACTACACCGGCGACGATGGCATCAGCGGGAATGGAAGCCTGTCGATCGACGATCTCTCAGTACCGGCACAGATAATGGAGGGCGAAGCAAGAGCCTTTATGAAGGCTTCGGGCTATGACAGCCTTGAGCTTGATATAACCGTCGATGCTGCCTATGACGCCATCGCGAAAACGCTCGACCTCAACACATTGACCGTTGACGCTCAGAATATGGGGGTCGTCAATTTCTCGGCTCAAATGGGCGGTATACCGAAGGACCTGCTGCGCGATTCGGCTCAAATGCAGGGTCTTATGGCCACAGCAACATTGCGCGGAGCCCGGCTCAGCTTTGCCAACGCATCGATTTTTGACAAAGGTCTGGATTTTGCTGCCGGTCTGACCGGACAGGATCCGGCCCAATTGAAGGCGCAAGCGCCGTTTGTGCTTGGATTCGGCCTGGCGCAGATCAACAATGAGGCTTTTACCAAAATGGTGACCAGGGCTGTGACTGATTTTCTTGACGATCCAAGATCCCTGACCGTGACAATAGCGCCGGAAAATCCTGTTCCGGTTGCCCAGATTGCAGGCGCCGCAATGAGTTCGCCGAAGGTTGTCCCTGATCTTCTCGGCGTCGCAGTCGTCGCCAATCAGTAGCTCAATCGTCCGAGACCAGAAAAAAGGCGGTGACTTTCAGTTGCCGCCTTTTTTTCGCCAAAGCTTCGCACTCAGTTGCAACCAGGATAAAGCTGCCTATAAGGACTCTAGAACCTGAATCCGGTTCAGGTAGGACTGTCACAAGGCCAGCTTAACGGAACTTCCCGAGGTATTTAGAAAGTAGCTTCATGACCAATTTTTTTCGCTCCCTGATCGTGCCTGTTGTAACGTTGGCAGTTGCGTTGACTGCGCCAATGGCCCCCGCAGCCGCAGCATCAGATCTGGCTGATACTGTTGGGCAAACCCTGATCGGAACCATGTCGAAGGTCAGTGGCGACACATTCGCCTATGAAACAGCGCGCTTTGAAGAAGCGGATAATACAGTGGTGCTGGAAAATCTGACGTTCACACGCGAAAAAGCCAAACAACCCAGCGTGACGATTGAGACTGCCAGAATTCTCGCACCGGTGATGATGGAAAATGGCGGTTTTACAGCGGATTCGGTAACCACACTGGGCATCGCGCTGAATGGCCGGTCAGTAAAAGGCACCGTCGCATCAGCGCAAGCGTCAAATGTGATGGTCCAGCCAGCCGACCAGATCGTCGAAGGCGCGATCAGTCAGTGGTTTCGCTATGAAACATCATCGGTGCAGAACATTCGCATCGGCGGAACGCCAGAAGCACCCCTTGTCAGCGTTGCCACGATCGATACAGTTGCGGACATCAATGACGATAACATTCCGGTTGCAGGCGAAGTGACTGTCAGTAACGTGTCCATTCAGGTATCGGACCTCTCGGAGTCACGTATCCAGCGCGATATAAAGCAGCTTGGATATGAAGAGATTGGGTTCTCACTGACTGCCAAAGGGTCATACGCACCTGAAGATGACACTTTGACGGTGGAAAGCTTTCAACTCACCGGAGACAATGTGGCGGCACTTTCGTTGTCCGCATCGATCGGCGGTATTCCGGAAAGCTTTATGGCCTCTCCGCTTGACCCGAGGACAATTATAGCCACTGCGA from Pararhizobium sp. IMCC3301 includes the following:
- a CDS encoding EAL domain-containing protein — encoded protein: MRKDAQDILDAEMTSIGRTLIGAFDREAAAVINTISQSRLGEVEGCSPRFQSISRYVVGSLDHVQDIGFVASDGTLACSVLRPGQPIEGFLKPWSLDTPTLTLAVLEDARLERRPLVLVINNGLNQRYVVRFAPSVLPEDIGSTLIRPYLSYDALLTSGDRWIHVDNQIMYRHKVGAIARWAIDVRNLPERFSQTMSSKALPLVVTISVGSEVLPVIYDRLDNGAIQVGILGGLVILFLLLLIGWRSGRPEFEYSAVFDEGEFLAYYQPVVDMGNGNILGCEVLLRFRTREGKLVQPAAFIAYAETTGVIMKVTHDLMKRVAAELNELSKDFGQLKIGINLTGKHFEDMAVVDDIRAIFGKSNISFQQLVFELTERHPVQDFQVARMAISGMQELGASVALDDAGTGHGGFSYLQKLGLDVIKIDKMFVDSFSNDVTTMTIIDIIVELAKSLDMGIIAEGVENQHQVDSLRKLGISAAQGYFFSPPLPPEEYIDLVRRSVVAKNKFSVFENTRISPLHNYRPTEILYEVEAEVVQPIARAS
- a CDS encoding ATP-binding protein, which translates into the protein MTIRNFTSVQVDEILAQHLTPSDVISDPVRLIGREKYLEQIRRALTSPGRHVFIFGERGVGKTSLAMTAGKANVCSIENFTYVPCGEQTTFFEVVQIIGNSAVALKQRIAASGGGWSAGAGVSIPGIAGANANFKQTDKSAVPLPTSWAEVYDVLRFVRSKRQGQIIIAIDEFDRVKHEEKTAFAELLKNVGTQVEDMRFIFCGIGANVNEILGEHLSTGRMFEPVEIDKLHHDMLWKIIEDASAPLHVQIDQGILLRIGIISDGFPHFVHLIGQCLIYAMLDDQAEVSQCQRVHFEIALKEALQKTEPSLKRIYSLATEKAKNQTEYEEALWALADRTATKRKLDDIEQSYRRIVGARYRLNCKHEQMDRYKLNQRLLTLRKDNHAKIVEGHGSGFYSFREGVVRGYVRLMAENNGVQLAAEITN
- a CDS encoding NADP-dependent malic enzyme — translated: MADGDTSNDGKSANDDFEQNALFYHEFPRPGKLEIMATKPLGNQRDLALAYSPGVAAPCLAIERDPSLAFNYTARGNLVGVVSNGTAVLGLGAIGPLASKPVMEGKAVLFKKFAGIDVFDIEVDATGVERFVDVVSALEPTFGGINLEDIKAPECFQIERALREKMNIPVFHDDQHGTAIIVGAAVLNGVELAGKQLDEVKVVASGAGAAALACLNLLVSLGVRREHIWVTDIEGVVYEGREALMDEWKGTFAQQTALRTLDDVIEGADVFLGLSAGGVLKSSMVARMAAKPLIMALANPNPEIMPEAALAASPDAMICTGRSDYSNQVNNVLCFPYIFRGALDVGATTINEEMKHAAVRAIAALAREEPTEVVAQAYGGVSHTFGPQYLIPSPFDQRLIIRIAPAVAKAAMESGVATRPIDDMRAYVDRLSQFVFRSGLLMKPIFAAAQNTPTRIIYADGEDERILRAAQVLVEDGIAIPILIGRPAVMDSRAERFGLRFRPQRDCEIINPEDDPRYRDYVDLFFSKVGRKGVTSDAARTIVRTNTTVIAALALERGDADAMICGLEGRYDKHVRDIRNIIGLKAGADDYSSLSLLINARGGYFLTDTYVTENPTAEEIAEMTILAASHIRRFGIDPKAALLSHSNFGSRETATARKMRDALAVLRAMNVTFEVDGEMHGDAALSVAMRAKAMPDSPLQGEANLLVFPTLDAANIALNLLKSMTDALHVGPILLGCAKSAHIVTPSVTSRGIVNISALAAVEANSDTA
- a CDS encoding IS481 family transposase, encoding MGQVLHGSATTTHAIRAAIQRSQASASDLSETYGVNPKTVLKWKKRTCVEDRKTGPKQPQSTVLSKIEEAAIVAFRRHTLLPLDDCLYALQPTIPYLTRSSLHRCLQRHGISRLPDVNGDKPAKKKFKRYPIGYFHVDIAELHTMEGKLHLYVAIDRTSKFAFVQLVDKANRRTASAFLEALVAAVPYKINIVLTDNGIQFTFPPRYKDGPTATYMTHMFDMRCQENGIQHRLTKIRHPWTNGQVERMNRTIKDATVKRYHYDDHSQLRDHLNDFINAYNYARRLKTLGGLTPYEYICKIWTNKPERFNLNPIHQMPGLDT
- a CDS encoding AMP nucleosidase, whose protein sequence is MTDLADMNWSDTLLMPEPFSALVTSDVDEAVNRLIEIYDRNSGFIQMHFKELLENGLPSGRVRACYPYARLTTTGYTRPDSRSSFGFVAGPGTYQTTLSRPDLFREYLKEQFTKLIANHGVGIEIGESDSPIPLHFAFPEGMHVEGGLSQRLDVQLREVFDVPDLAVTDDAIANGEYEVAPGEPMPLAAFPAQRVDYSLHRLAHYTATSPTHFQNFVLFTNYQFYIDEFCALAQTMMKSGEGEYECFVEPGNVMTLKGEDAPCKGEAPSRLPQMPAYHLCRKGHDGITMVNIGVGPSNAKTITDHIAVLRPAAWLMLGHCAGLRNSQRLGDYVLAHGYVREDHVLDADLPTWVPIPPLAEVQVALEQAVAEVTGLTGYELKSVMRTGTVATIDNRNWELRDHREPVQRFSQSRAIALDMESATIAANGFRFRVPYGTLLCVSDKPLHGELKLPGMASDFYKRQVAKHLQIGIRAVEKMREMPAESLHSRKLRSFAETAFQ